A genome region from Halorubellus sp. JP-L1 includes the following:
- a CDS encoding TATA-box-binding protein codes for MTDDDPKDTINIENVVASTGIGQELDLQSVAMDLEGADYDPEQFPGLVYRTQDPKSAALIFRSGKIVCTGAKSTDDVHESLRIVFDKLRDLKIEVEEDPEIVVQNIVTSADLGRNLNLNAIAIGLGLENIEYEPEQFPGLVYRLDDPEVVALLFGSGKLVITGGKKPDDARHAVDKIVSRLEDLGLLES; via the coding sequence ATGACCGACGACGACCCCAAGGACACCATCAACATCGAGAACGTCGTTGCCTCGACCGGCATCGGCCAGGAGCTCGACCTCCAGTCCGTCGCCATGGACCTCGAAGGCGCCGACTACGACCCCGAACAGTTCCCCGGCCTCGTCTACCGCACGCAGGACCCCAAGTCCGCGGCACTCATCTTCCGCAGCGGGAAGATCGTCTGCACGGGCGCCAAGAGCACCGACGACGTCCACGAGAGCCTCCGCATCGTCTTCGACAAACTACGGGACCTCAAGATCGAGGTCGAGGAGGACCCCGAGATCGTCGTGCAGAACATCGTCACGAGCGCGGACCTCGGCCGGAACCTCAACCTGAACGCGATCGCGATCGGGCTCGGCCTCGAGAACATCGAGTACGAACCCGAGCAGTTCCCCGGCCTCGTCTACCGCCTCGACGACCCCGAGGTCGTCGCGCTCCTGTTCGGCAGCGGGAAGCTCGTCATCACCGGCGGGAAGAAGCCCGACGACGCCCGGCACGCCGTCGACAAGATCGTCTCCCGGCTCGAGGACCTCGGCCTCCTCGAATCCTGA
- a CDS encoding THUMP domain-containing protein — MYVLELGGEDDAFARREAATATTGVERLGVGLATADAVVPERVRGLAYTRRAIECVGTTDASVASARALLDAASLGDREGSVAVRARDVRGGTGVSTSDAERELGNVLVDRGFSVDLDDPDHVLHVAFAPDTDPEADDAPADPQRGDAGVCAVGWLVASSVRDFGDRKPTDRPFFQPGSMDPLLARAIANLAGARPGATILDPMCGTGGVLVEAGLVGADVVGVDAQAKMAAGARENLAAFLDSGAEPSSVADPGDWATMRGDATRLALRDDAATGVVFDAPYGRQSKIETHGLDDLVAGALAESQRVADRCVLVADRDWRDAARDAGWTVDSAFRRRVHASLDRFVLVLDDQDGVDDRDVDARAV, encoded by the coding sequence GTGTACGTGCTGGAACTCGGTGGGGAGGACGACGCGTTCGCGCGTCGCGAGGCGGCGACGGCCACGACGGGCGTGGAGCGTCTCGGCGTCGGGCTCGCGACGGCTGACGCGGTCGTCCCCGAGCGCGTCCGCGGACTGGCGTATACCCGGCGCGCGATCGAGTGCGTGGGGACGACGGACGCGTCAGTGGCGTCGGCGCGCGCGCTCCTCGACGCGGCGTCGCTCGGCGACCGGGAGGGGTCGGTCGCGGTTCGCGCGCGGGACGTCCGCGGCGGGACCGGCGTCTCGACGAGCGACGCGGAGCGCGAACTCGGGAACGTCCTCGTCGACCGCGGGTTCTCGGTGGACCTCGACGACCCCGACCACGTCCTCCACGTCGCGTTTGCACCAGACACGGACCCAGAGGCCGACGACGCGCCAGCGGACCCGCAGCGCGGCGACGCGGGCGTCTGTGCGGTCGGCTGGTTGGTCGCGTCGTCCGTGCGCGACTTCGGGGACCGGAAGCCGACGGACCGGCCGTTCTTCCAGCCGGGGAGCATGGACCCGCTGCTGGCGCGCGCGATCGCGAACCTCGCTGGCGCCAGGCCGGGCGCGACGATACTCGACCCGATGTGCGGGACCGGCGGCGTCCTCGTCGAGGCGGGGCTCGTCGGCGCGGACGTCGTCGGCGTGGATGCGCAGGCGAAGATGGCCGCTGGGGCGCGCGAGAACCTCGCCGCGTTCCTCGACTCGGGTGCAGAGCCGTCGTCGGTCGCCGACCCCGGCGACTGGGCGACGATGCGCGGGGACGCCACGCGCCTCGCGCTCCGGGACGACGCAGCGACTGGCGTCGTGTTCGACGCCCCGTACGGCCGCCAGTCGAAGATCGAGACGCACGGCCTCGACGACCTCGTCGCGGGCGCGCTCGCCGAGAGCCAGCGGGTCGCGGACCGGTGCGTGCTCGTCGCCGACCGCGACTGGCGGGACGCCGCACGCGACGCCGGCTGGACGGTCGACTCGGCGTTCCGACGGCGCGTCCACGCGTCGCTCGACCGGTTCGTGCTCGTCCTCGACGACCAAGACGGCGTCGACGACCGCGACGTGGACGCGCGAGCGGTCTGA
- a CDS encoding acyl-CoA thioesterase encodes MPALSETYIENRQRVQPNHANNYESVHGGNLMKWMDEVGAMSAMRFAGETCVTAGVDEFSFERPIPVGEIAVIEAYVFGAGRSSVRVFLRAYREDPLSGERAKTTEACFTYVAVDADGRSTTVPELDVESANEEELLTVAERVHG; translated from the coding sequence ATGCCGGCGCTCTCAGAGACGTACATCGAGAACCGACAGCGCGTGCAGCCGAATCACGCGAACAACTACGAGTCCGTCCACGGCGGGAACCTCATGAAGTGGATGGACGAGGTGGGGGCGATGAGCGCGATGCGGTTCGCTGGCGAGACGTGCGTCACCGCGGGCGTCGACGAGTTCAGCTTCGAGCGCCCGATCCCGGTCGGGGAGATCGCGGTCATCGAGGCGTACGTGTTCGGCGCGGGGCGGAGTAGCGTGCGGGTGTTCCTGCGTGCGTACCGCGAGGACCCGCTGTCGGGCGAGCGCGCGAAGACGACGGAGGCGTGCTTCACGTACGTCGCGGTCGACGCTGACGGCCGGTCGACGACGGTCCCCGAACTCGACGTGGAGTCGGCGAACGAGGAGGAACTGCTGACGGTCGCGGAACGCGTACACGGGTAA
- a CDS encoding AAA family ATPase — MDAPLWTDRYAPDLEDLPQADAREYLEHAVDDPINLVLHGPAGVGKTAAARALARESHEDPENDLVEINVADFFDRTKTEITNDPRFASFLRGKSDLAKRDMINHVLKESASYQPVSGHYKTVVLDNAEAVRVDFQQALRRVMEQYHEATQFVVTTRQPTKLIPPIRSRCFPVAMPAASHDALVDVLAGICEAEGVTYDADGLEYVAGYADGDVRQAVLAAQTTAEQEGEVSMQAAYEVLGDVAHQDQVQAMLDAAEAGEFTDARSTLDDLLVDEGYEGGEVLDVVLDEARSRYDGDRLATLYELAGQIDFDMTEGSSDRVHLSHFLAELGREHGPQLEA; from the coding sequence ATGGACGCGCCGCTGTGGACTGACCGGTACGCGCCCGACCTCGAGGACCTGCCGCAGGCGGACGCTCGCGAGTACCTCGAGCACGCCGTGGACGACCCGATCAATCTGGTGCTGCACGGGCCGGCCGGCGTGGGGAAGACGGCCGCAGCGCGAGCGCTCGCGAGAGAGAGCCACGAGGACCCGGAGAACGACCTGGTGGAGATCAACGTCGCGGACTTCTTCGACCGAACGAAGACGGAGATCACGAACGACCCGCGGTTCGCGTCGTTCCTCCGCGGGAAGTCCGACCTCGCGAAGCGCGACATGATCAATCACGTCCTGAAGGAGAGCGCGAGCTATCAGCCCGTGAGCGGACACTACAAGACCGTCGTCCTGGACAACGCGGAGGCCGTGCGCGTGGACTTCCAGCAGGCGCTCCGCAGAGTGATGGAACAGTACCACGAGGCGACGCAGTTCGTGGTGACGACCCGCCAGCCGACGAAACTGATTCCGCCGATCCGCTCGCGGTGCTTCCCGGTGGCGATGCCGGCCGCGAGCCACGACGCGCTCGTGGACGTGCTCGCTGGCATCTGCGAGGCCGAGGGCGTCACGTACGACGCCGACGGCCTGGAGTACGTCGCGGGGTACGCGGACGGGGACGTCCGCCAGGCGGTGCTGGCGGCGCAGACGACCGCCGAGCAAGAGGGCGAGGTGTCGATGCAGGCGGCGTACGAAGTGCTCGGCGACGTCGCGCACCAGGATCAGGTCCAGGCGATGCTGGACGCCGCGGAAGCCGGGGAGTTCACGGACGCACGGTCGACGCTCGACGACCTGCTCGTCGACGAAGGCTACGAGGGCGGCGAGGTGCTGGACGTAGTGCTCGACGAAGCACGGAGTCGGTACGACGGCGACCGGCTCGCGACGCTCTACGAGCTCGCGGGCCAGATCGACTTCGACATGACGGAGGGGTCGAGCGACCGCGTCCACCTCTCGCACTTCCTCGCGGAACTCGGACGCGAGCACGGGCCGCAGCTCGAGGCCTGA
- a CDS encoding amidohydrolase: MSTLCVSGGRVLLPNHDVVRADVLVDQNTGSIVEVGEGLAGDETLSADGCLVVPGLVNAHTHAAMTLLRGIADDKPLDAWLREDIWPVEAALTSEDVRAGTELAAVEMIKSGTTAFADMYFEVDAVVDAVERAGLRARVGHGVVTVGKDEDEARADAEESIRVAEEFDGAADGRVSTAFMPHSLTTVDPDLLVEYTERARDAGVPVHLHANETTDEVDPIVDEHDERPLEWARELGLLEREDFVAHGVHTTASEHDLLAETGAGVVHCPASNMKLASGMAPVQAMRDAGVTVALGTDGAASNNDLDVFDEMRDAAMLGKLAADDASAVPADAVVEMATQGGADVLGIDAGRVEAGANADLAVLDLDATHLTPQHDLVSHLAYAARGSDVRHTVCDGQVLMRDREVTTLDADAVRERASEHARALVERA; encoded by the coding sequence ATGAGTACGCTCTGCGTGTCGGGCGGTCGCGTGCTGCTGCCGAATCACGACGTCGTACGGGCCGACGTGCTGGTCGATCAGAACACTGGGTCGATCGTCGAGGTCGGCGAGGGCCTCGCGGGCGACGAGACGCTTTCCGCGGACGGCTGCCTCGTCGTGCCGGGACTCGTGAACGCGCACACCCACGCCGCGATGACGCTCCTGCGTGGGATCGCGGACGACAAGCCCCTAGACGCGTGGCTCCGGGAGGACATCTGGCCGGTCGAGGCGGCGCTCACGAGCGAGGACGTCCGCGCCGGCACGGAACTGGCCGCGGTGGAGATGATAAAGAGCGGGACGACGGCGTTCGCGGACATGTACTTCGAGGTCGACGCTGTCGTCGACGCCGTCGAGCGAGCGGGCCTCCGCGCCAGGGTCGGCCACGGCGTCGTCACCGTCGGGAAGGACGAGGACGAGGCGCGCGCGGACGCCGAAGAGTCGATCAGGGTCGCCGAGGAGTTCGACGGCGCGGCCGACGGCCGCGTCTCGACGGCGTTCATGCCGCACTCGCTGACGACCGTCGACCCGGACCTCCTCGTCGAGTACACCGAGCGAGCCCGCGACGCGGGCGTTCCGGTGCACTTGCACGCGAACGAGACGACCGACGAAGTCGACCCGATCGTGGACGAGCACGACGAGCGTCCGCTCGAGTGGGCGCGCGAACTCGGACTCCTCGAGCGCGAGGACTTCGTCGCGCACGGCGTGCACACCACCGCGAGCGAGCACGACTTGCTCGCGGAGACGGGCGCGGGCGTCGTGCACTGTCCGGCGTCGAACATGAAGCTCGCGAGCGGGATGGCGCCCGTGCAAGCGATGCGCGACGCGGGCGTCACCGTGGCGCTCGGCACGGACGGGGCGGCGTCGAACAACGACCTGGACGTGTTCGACGAGATGCGTGACGCCGCGATGCTCGGGAAGCTCGCCGCGGACGACGCGAGCGCCGTCCCCGCCGACGCCGTCGTCGAGATGGCGACCCAGGGCGGTGCGGACGTCCTCGGCATCGACGCCGGGCGCGTCGAGGCGGGCGCGAACGCCGACCTCGCCGTCCTCGACCTCGACGCCACGCACCTCACGCCCCAGCACGACCTCGTCAGTCACCTCGCGTACGCCGCCCGCGGCAGCGACGTCCGCCACACCGTCTGCGACGGCCAGGTGCTCATGCGCGACCGCGAGGTGACGACGCTCGACGCGGACGCGGTCCGCGAGCGCGCCAGCGAGCACGCCCGAGCGCTCGTCGAGCGCGCGTGA
- a CDS encoding PAS domain S-box protein has product MDISDDHQRRIGVLVLLALGATVTAVQVYGVYDDVVSESASALVSVVEVSFPGLLLVAFGGVVVWLYTNDWRGRHVLRVATWSLVVSVAALALQAWVLGIQLFFQNGTNYHVLASSNAAIGLVLGSFIGIYSVMRSRDRRELERSEERYRSLTEDVLDSSDVGIFIVDDDREVVWVNEAVETYFGVAREDVVGRPHADVLSETAAAVADPERFRERVGAMDDVADVGGVDGDGDVAATEERFECRVLPDEDREERWLEYRRRPIESGLYEGGRIEHYTDVTDQTETTAELESRERVLRELHDALLDRSSSVENRIGALMDVGRQQLGTEFAVLTRVDGEDFHVRAASPRDWPLAEGETYPLSDTVCRRVVETERTQQFEHLSRDAPDLTSCLTHADVDVESYVGMPVYADGELYGTLAFYDPEPRPPVGEWEMTVVELMGSWVGSELELAQRRAERQQALRETREQFESLVGDVEEYAIFRLNAAGEVASWNRGARQIKGYEADEVVGEHVRTFYPEAAREDGEPEALLAEARERGRTETEGWRVRKDGSRFWADVSITALREDDGELRGFLKVTRDMTERREREQQLEHERERLEFMNRMIRHNLLNGMNVVEARAGLLSGHVDPEVADHLETVQSRVRDMVDLIETMRSFMQVLTEEPGEQTEPVVLSEVLAAEVEKAWRAYEAVTVAYDRGPDVAVVGNDLLPEVFENLLSNAVQHNDSPSPTVEVSVRVEGDEAVVEVADDGPGIDESMRDALFEKGEKGFESPGTGFGLYLVREIVESYDGSVDARNRPEGGAVFTVRLPLAATTAGEEPGTGGLASE; this is encoded by the coding sequence ATGGACATCAGCGACGACCACCAGCGTCGCATCGGCGTCCTCGTGCTCCTCGCGCTCGGTGCGACCGTCACCGCCGTGCAGGTGTACGGCGTCTACGACGACGTCGTCAGCGAGAGCGCGTCGGCGCTCGTCTCGGTGGTCGAGGTCTCGTTCCCCGGACTGTTGCTCGTCGCGTTCGGCGGTGTCGTCGTCTGGCTGTACACGAACGACTGGCGCGGCAGGCACGTCCTCCGGGTGGCGACGTGGAGTCTGGTCGTGAGCGTCGCCGCGCTCGCGCTCCAGGCGTGGGTGCTCGGCATCCAGTTGTTCTTCCAGAACGGCACGAACTATCACGTGCTGGCGTCGAGCAACGCCGCGATCGGGCTCGTCCTCGGGTCGTTCATTGGCATCTATAGCGTGATGCGCTCGCGCGACAGGCGAGAGCTGGAGCGGAGCGAGGAACGCTATCGGTCGCTCACGGAGGACGTCCTCGACTCGAGCGACGTCGGGATCTTCATCGTCGACGACGACCGCGAGGTCGTCTGGGTGAACGAGGCCGTCGAGACGTACTTCGGGGTGGCTCGCGAGGACGTCGTCGGGCGCCCGCACGCCGACGTTCTGTCGGAGACGGCGGCGGCGGTGGCCGACCCCGAGCGGTTCCGGGAACGGGTCGGGGCGATGGACGACGTCGCCGACGTCGGCGGCGTCGACGGTGATGGCGACGTCGCCGCGACCGAGGAGCGCTTCGAGTGTCGCGTGCTACCCGACGAGGACCGCGAGGAGCGCTGGCTCGAGTACCGGCGTCGCCCGATCGAGTCCGGCCTCTACGAGGGCGGCCGCATCGAGCACTACACGGACGTCACGGATCAGACGGAGACGACGGCGGAACTGGAGTCCCGCGAGCGCGTGCTTCGGGAACTCCACGACGCCCTTCTCGACCGGTCGTCGTCCGTCGAGAACCGCATCGGCGCGCTCATGGACGTCGGCCGCCAGCAACTCGGGACGGAGTTCGCGGTGCTGACGCGCGTCGACGGCGAGGACTTCCACGTGCGGGCGGCGAGTCCGCGCGACTGGCCGCTCGCGGAGGGCGAGACGTACCCGCTGTCGGACACGGTGTGTCGGCGCGTGGTGGAGACCGAGCGCACGCAGCAGTTCGAGCACCTGTCTCGCGACGCGCCGGACTTGACGAGTTGCCTGACGCACGCGGACGTCGACGTGGAGTCGTACGTCGGGATGCCCGTGTACGCGGACGGCGAGCTGTACGGGACGCTCGCGTTCTACGACCCGGAGCCGCGGCCGCCGGTCGGCGAGTGGGAGATGACGGTCGTGGAGCTGATGGGGAGCTGGGTCGGGAGCGAACTCGAGCTGGCGCAGCGGCGGGCGGAACGCCAGCAGGCGCTCCGGGAGACCCGTGAGCAGTTCGAGTCGCTCGTCGGCGACGTCGAGGAGTACGCGATATTCCGGTTGAACGCGGCGGGCGAGGTGGCGTCCTGGAACCGCGGCGCACGCCAGATCAAGGGGTACGAGGCCGACGAGGTCGTCGGCGAGCACGTGCGGACGTTCTACCCCGAGGCGGCGCGCGAGGACGGCGAGCCGGAGGCGTTGCTCGCGGAGGCCCGCGAGCGGGGACGCACGGAGACCGAGGGTTGGCGCGTGCGCAAGGACGGGTCGCGGTTCTGGGCGGACGTCTCGATCACGGCGCTGCGCGAGGACGACGGGGAACTGCGGGGGTTCCTGAAGGTGACGCGGGACATGACCGAGCGCCGGGAGCGCGAGCAGCAACTCGAGCACGAACGGGAGCGACTGGAGTTCATGAACCGCATGATCCGGCACAACCTCCTGAACGGGATGAACGTCGTGGAGGCGCGCGCGGGGTTGCTCTCCGGGCACGTGGACCCGGAGGTCGCGGATCACCTGGAGACGGTGCAGTCGCGGGTCCGGGACATGGTGGATCTCATCGAGACGATGCGGTCGTTCATGCAGGTGTTGACCGAGGAACCCGGCGAGCAGACGGAGCCGGTGGTGTTGTCGGAGGTGCTGGCCGCGGAGGTGGAGAAGGCGTGGCGGGCGTACGAAGCCGTGACGGTCGCGTACGACCGCGGCCCGGACGTGGCGGTCGTGGGGAACGACTTGCTCCCGGAGGTGTTCGAGAACCTGCTGTCGAACGCGGTCCAGCACAACGACTCGCCGTCGCCGACGGTCGAGGTGTCGGTCCGCGTCGAGGGCGACGAGGCGGTCGTCGAGGTCGCCGACGACGGTCCGGGGATCGACGAGTCGATGCGGGACGCGCTGTTCGAGAAGGGCGAGAAGGGGTTCGAGTCGCCCGGCACCGGGTTCGGGCTCTACCTCGTCCGGGAGATCGTGGAGTCCTACGACGGCAGCGTCGACGCCCGCAACCGCCCCGAGGGTGGTGCGGTGTTCACCGTCCGACTGCCGCTGGCGGCGACGACGGCGGGGGAAGAGCCGGGGACGGGCGGGCTGGCGTCGGAGTAG
- a CDS encoding adenosylhomocysteinase, translated as MTAYPSITAQLDDPDAAREEGRRKMEWARQHMPILEALREEFEANQPFAGQRIAMAMHVEAKTANLVELLADGGAEVAITGCNPLSTHDDVSAALDAHDSIASYAVRGVDDDEYYEAIEAVIDVDPTVTVDDGMDLVAAVHEDYPELIDTILGGAEETTTGVHRLRAMDADGALEYPVFAVNDTPMKRLFDNVHGTGESSLASIAMTTNLSWAGKNVVVAGYGYCGKGVAKKASGQNANVVVTEVEPRRALEAHMEGYDVMPMGDAAEIGDVFVTTTGNRDVVVDEHFERMKDGVLLANAGHFDIEIDLDALDDKAVDRYEARDGVEAYEMADGRRLNVLAEGRLVNLAAPIALGHPVEVMDQSFGIQAVVVRELVENADDYGPGVHDVPDELDKEVAEIKLAAEGVDFDSLTDTQEEYMGSWQHGT; from the coding sequence ATGACAGCTTATCCGTCGATCACCGCGCAACTCGACGACCCGGACGCCGCTCGCGAGGAGGGCCGTCGGAAGATGGAGTGGGCGCGCCAGCACATGCCCATCCTCGAGGCGCTCCGCGAGGAGTTCGAGGCCAACCAGCCCTTCGCCGGGCAGCGCATCGCGATGGCGATGCACGTCGAGGCGAAGACCGCGAACCTCGTCGAGCTGCTCGCCGACGGCGGCGCCGAGGTCGCGATCACGGGCTGCAACCCGCTGTCGACGCACGACGACGTGTCCGCGGCGCTCGACGCGCACGACTCGATCGCGAGCTACGCCGTCCGCGGCGTCGACGACGACGAGTACTACGAGGCCATTGAGGCCGTCATCGACGTCGACCCGACGGTCACCGTCGACGACGGCATGGACCTCGTCGCCGCCGTCCACGAGGACTACCCGGAACTCATCGACACCATCCTCGGCGGCGCGGAGGAGACGACGACGGGCGTCCACCGCCTGCGCGCGATGGACGCCGACGGCGCCCTCGAGTACCCCGTGTTCGCGGTGAACGACACCCCCATGAAGCGGTTGTTCGACAACGTCCACGGCACGGGCGAGTCCTCGCTCGCCTCCATCGCGATGACGACGAACCTCTCCTGGGCGGGGAAGAACGTCGTCGTCGCTGGCTACGGTTACTGCGGGAAGGGTGTCGCCAAGAAGGCCAGCGGACAGAACGCGAACGTCGTCGTGACCGAAGTCGAGCCCCGTCGCGCGCTCGAAGCGCACATGGAGGGCTACGACGTCATGCCAATGGGCGACGCCGCCGAGATCGGTGACGTGTTCGTCACGACCACCGGGAACCGCGACGTCGTCGTCGACGAGCACTTCGAGCGGATGAAGGACGGCGTGCTCCTCGCGAACGCCGGCCACTTCGACATCGAGATCGACCTCGACGCGCTCGACGACAAGGCCGTCGACCGCTACGAAGCACGGGACGGCGTCGAAGCGTACGAGATGGCAGACGGCCGCCGCCTGAACGTCCTCGCCGAGGGTCGCCTCGTGAACCTCGCCGCCCCCATCGCGCTCGGGCACCCCGTCGAGGTCATGGACCAGTCCTTCGGCATCCAGGCCGTCGTCGTCCGGGAACTCGTCGAGAACGCCGACGACTACGGCCCCGGCGTCCACGACGTCCCCGACGAACTCGACAAGGAAGTCGCCGAGATCAAGCTGGCGGCGGAGGGCGTCGACTTCGACTCGCTGACCGACACGCAGGAAGAGTACATGGGGTCCTGGCAGCACGGGACCTAG
- the hjc gene encoding Holliday junction resolvase Hjc codes for MSASRKGNRRERELVNALDEAGFAVMRAPASGAATDRELPDVLAGNGDDFYAIEAKSSSGRPIYLEGEEVEALVYFARNFGAKPRIAVRFDREDWFFFHPGDLYTTDKGSYRVKKETALADGVDFAELVGDTERTSIGDFDD; via the coding sequence ATGAGCGCGAGTCGGAAGGGGAATCGTCGGGAGCGCGAGCTCGTGAACGCCCTCGACGAGGCGGGGTTCGCGGTGATGCGGGCGCCGGCGTCGGGGGCGGCGACGGACCGCGAGCTGCCGGACGTGCTGGCGGGAAATGGCGACGACTTCTACGCGATCGAGGCGAAGTCGTCGTCGGGGCGCCCGATCTACCTCGAGGGCGAGGAGGTGGAGGCCCTGGTGTACTTCGCGCGGAACTTCGGCGCGAAGCCCCGGATCGCGGTGCGGTTCGACCGCGAGGACTGGTTCTTCTTCCATCCGGGCGACCTCTACACGACGGACAAGGGGAGTTATCGCGTGAAGAAGGAGACCGCGCTCGCGGACGGCGTCGACTTCGCGGAACTCGTCGGTGACACGGAGCGGACGAGCATCGGCGACTTCGACGACTGA
- a CDS encoding thiamine-binding protein codes for MTVFGMLRITPVTDDDVTEEVAAAVDALEEHDVAYETNAMSTVVEADDLDALLAAVGDAHRAVAGDHVNTLLQIDDDRTSDITGADKVEKVESELGRDAASDRD; via the coding sequence ATGACAGTCTTCGGGATGCTCAGGATCACGCCCGTGACGGACGACGACGTGACCGAGGAGGTCGCTGCGGCGGTCGACGCGCTGGAGGAGCACGACGTCGCCTACGAGACGAACGCGATGTCGACCGTCGTCGAAGCCGACGACCTCGACGCGCTCCTCGCCGCGGTCGGCGACGCGCACCGCGCCGTCGCCGGGGATCACGTGAACACGCTCCTCCAGATCGACGACGACCGTACGAGCGACATCACGGGTGCGGACAAGGTCGAGAAGGTCGAGTCCGAACTCGGCCGGGATGCAGCGAGCGACCGCGACTGA
- a CDS encoding thiamine ABC transporter substrate binding subunit: MERRDVIASGSSLVALGLAGCITSDDEGSTDTGEDANATADGGTTQSTASTTTNEELEGTLTVATYGSFVDAPSSSPGPWIKEAFERRHPNVTLEFETKEKALDHYILRKQNGASVGADAYVGMKVPELVRVDEELDEPLFESVRTDRIPNYDAVKSGYTFDPDGRVLPLFTGYCAFVYNDYEVDAPETLDDLTTDAFAGEVTVQNAQSDNTGLYFLLWTVKEYGEDGYLDYWERLLDNDVTVLDSWGASYGAFTSGETNVVTSFSTDQVYANRSDADLKKHQVAFPGDNGYTNLSGIGKFADSDRDRLVEAFVDFMLGPDAQGKLAELNVSFPVTDHGAVPDVFEEYAKEPPEPLLYSYDDLVGRVGEWREEWARTVASNKAVAGE; the protein is encoded by the coding sequence ATGGAACGCAGAGACGTCATCGCGAGCGGCAGTTCGCTCGTCGCGCTCGGACTCGCCGGGTGCATCACGAGCGACGACGAGGGATCGACGGACACCGGCGAGGACGCGAACGCCACCGCTGACGGAGGAACGACGCAGTCGACCGCGTCAACGACGACCAACGAGGAGCTGGAGGGGACGCTCACGGTCGCGACCTACGGGTCGTTCGTCGACGCGCCCTCCAGCAGTCCCGGCCCGTGGATCAAGGAGGCGTTCGAGCGACGCCACCCGAACGTCACCCTGGAGTTCGAGACGAAGGAGAAGGCGCTCGACCACTACATCCTCCGGAAGCAGAACGGCGCGAGCGTCGGCGCCGACGCCTACGTCGGCATGAAGGTCCCCGAGCTCGTTCGCGTCGACGAGGAACTCGACGAGCCGCTGTTCGAGTCGGTTCGAACCGACCGCATCCCGAACTACGACGCCGTCAAGTCCGGGTACACGTTCGACCCCGACGGCCGCGTCCTCCCGCTGTTCACGGGGTACTGTGCGTTCGTCTACAACGACTACGAGGTCGACGCCCCCGAGACGCTCGACGACCTCACCACGGACGCGTTCGCGGGCGAAGTGACCGTACAGAACGCGCAGTCTGACAACACCGGTCTCTACTTCCTGCTGTGGACGGTCAAGGAGTACGGCGAAGACGGCTACCTCGACTACTGGGAGCGCTTGCTCGACAACGACGTGACAGTCCTCGACTCGTGGGGCGCGTCCTACGGCGCGTTCACGTCCGGCGAGACGAACGTCGTCACGTCGTTCTCGACCGACCAGGTGTACGCGAACCGGAGCGACGCGGATCTGAAGAAGCACCAGGTCGCGTTCCCGGGCGATAACGGGTACACGAACCTCAGCGGCATCGGGAAGTTCGCGGACAGCGACCGGGATCGGCTCGTGGAGGCGTTCGTCGACTTCATGCTCGGTCCCGACGCGCAGGGGAAACTCGCCGAGTTGAACGTCTCGTTCCCCGTCACCGACCACGGCGCGGTCCCGGACGTGTTCGAGGAGTACGCGAAGGAACCGCCGGAACCGCTCCTGTACAGCTACGACGACCTCGTCGGGCGCGTCGGCGAGTGGCGCGAGGAGTGGGCGCGCACGGTCGCGAGCAACAAGGCGGTCGCGGGCGAGTAG